A DNA window from Mycolicibacter terrae contains the following coding sequences:
- the meaB gene encoding methylmalonyl Co-A mutase-associated GTPase MeaB gives MADNVSDTVSELAAAVRSGDRSVLPRAITLVESTRADHRQQAQKLLLALQPDAGGARRVGITGVPGVGKSTTIEALGMHLIEHGHRVAVLAVDPSSTRTGGSILGDKTRMQRLAAHPDAYIRPSPTSGTLGGVAKATRETVVLLEAAGFDVILIETVGVGQSEVTVANMVDTFVFLTLARTGDQLQGIKKGVLELADVVVVNKADGEHLAEARMAARELSAAIRLIYPRETLWRPPVLTMSAIDGTGLAEFWDTVERHRQTLIDAGEFDSRRRAQQVEWTRQLVRDAVLERTLSDPSVREVRTEVEQQVLNGELTPALAAQQILAAIWR, from the coding sequence ATGGCCGACAACGTGTCCGACACCGTCAGCGAGTTGGCGGCGGCGGTGCGCTCCGGGGACCGCTCCGTGCTGCCGCGGGCCATCACCCTGGTGGAGTCCACCCGCGCCGACCACCGTCAGCAGGCCCAGAAGTTGCTGCTGGCGCTGCAGCCCGACGCCGGCGGGGCACGGCGGGTCGGTATCACCGGCGTCCCCGGCGTGGGCAAGTCGACCACCATCGAGGCGCTCGGGATGCACCTCATCGAGCACGGCCACCGGGTGGCGGTCCTGGCCGTCGACCCGTCGTCGACCCGCACCGGGGGCTCGATCCTGGGCGACAAGACGCGCATGCAGCGGCTGGCCGCACACCCCGACGCCTACATCCGCCCGTCGCCGACCTCGGGAACCCTGGGCGGGGTCGCCAAGGCCACCCGGGAGACGGTGGTGCTGCTGGAGGCCGCCGGCTTCGACGTGATCCTGATCGAGACCGTCGGCGTCGGCCAGTCCGAGGTGACGGTGGCCAACATGGTCGACACCTTCGTCTTCTTGACCCTGGCCCGCACCGGCGACCAGTTGCAGGGCATCAAGAAAGGCGTGCTGGAGTTGGCCGACGTGGTGGTGGTCAACAAGGCCGACGGTGAACACCTCGCCGAGGCGCGAATGGCAGCACGGGAGCTGTCGGCCGCTATCCGGCTCATCTATCCACGTGAAACTCTTTGGCGCCCACCCGTTTTGACGATGAGTGCCATCGACGGTACCGGGCTGGCGGAATTCTGGGACACCGTCGAGCGGCATCGGCAGACGCTGATCGACGCCGGCGAGTTCGACAGCCGGCGGCGCGCGCAGCAGGTGGAGTGGACCCGGCAGCTGGTGCGGGACGCGGTGCTGGAGCGGACGCTGTCGGATCCCTCGGTGCGCGAGGTGCGTACCGAGGTGGAACAGCAGGTCCTCAACGGTGAACTGACCCCCGCACTGGCCGCCCAGCAAATCCTGGCCGCCATCTGGCGCTAG
- a CDS encoding AMP-binding protein, whose product MPVTQSHIPTLLADRAREKPDAPAYTFIDFDVDPAGYRETVTWSQLRNRAQVVAAELAACASPGDRVALLAPQSMEYIVGFYGALEAGMIAVPLPVPMFGAHDERVSAALRDCSPAAILTTSAAVGDIASTVRDLGGKPPVVIEVDALDLDSAPVVTPTATAHTKTAFLQYTSGSTRTPAGVMVGHHNAIENMRQMIADTFEDRGKTVPPDTTLVAWLPFYHDLGLMCGIIFPLVGGHQAVLFSPMAFLAKPARWMQLVASYPNTYTGGPNFAYELAIRRTSDEDMEGLDLGHVHTFAFGAERVHAATLRRVIDRFAKFNLPPAALRPGYGLAEATVYLTSNTPGSPPPTERFDYAKLADGSAELSGAEGGVELVSCGVPRACTVRVVDPDTQIENPDGKVGEIWAYGPNIAGGYWHNQQATEAAFAGKLVEPSPGTPQGPWLKTGDLGVISGGELYIVGRIKDLLIVDGRNHYPDDIEATVQEITGGRVAAVSVPNSRSEELVTIAEFKNKGRSEEEVLDRLNEVRRKVTAALSKAHGLAIGDLVLVPQGAIPITTSGKIRRSSCVEIYQRDGFDRLDASARSV is encoded by the coding sequence ATGCCGGTTACTCAATCGCACATCCCGACCCTGTTGGCGGACCGGGCCCGGGAAAAGCCGGATGCGCCTGCGTACACCTTCATCGACTTCGACGTCGACCCGGCCGGCTACCGCGAGACCGTGACCTGGTCGCAGCTGCGCAACCGCGCCCAGGTGGTGGCGGCCGAACTGGCGGCCTGTGCATCCCCGGGTGACCGGGTGGCGCTGTTGGCCCCGCAGAGCATGGAGTACATCGTCGGGTTCTACGGCGCCCTGGAGGCGGGGATGATCGCCGTTCCGCTGCCGGTGCCGATGTTCGGCGCGCACGACGAGCGCGTGTCAGCAGCACTGCGCGACTGCTCCCCGGCGGCGATCCTGACCACATCGGCGGCGGTCGGCGACATCGCCAGCACGGTTCGCGACCTCGGCGGCAAACCGCCGGTGGTGATCGAGGTCGACGCGCTGGACCTCGACTCGGCGCCGGTGGTGACACCCACCGCCACGGCGCACACCAAGACGGCGTTCTTGCAGTACACCTCCGGGTCGACCCGGACTCCCGCCGGCGTCATGGTCGGGCACCACAACGCGATCGAGAACATGCGCCAGATGATCGCCGACACCTTCGAGGACCGCGGCAAGACCGTTCCGCCCGACACCACGCTGGTGGCGTGGCTGCCCTTCTACCACGACCTGGGCCTGATGTGCGGCATCATCTTCCCGCTGGTGGGCGGCCACCAGGCGGTGCTCTTCAGCCCGATGGCGTTCCTGGCCAAGCCGGCCCGCTGGATGCAGCTGGTGGCCAGTTACCCCAACACCTACACCGGTGGGCCCAACTTCGCCTATGAGCTGGCCATCCGGCGTACCTCCGACGAGGACATGGAGGGGCTGGACCTGGGCCACGTCCACACCTTCGCGTTCGGCGCGGAACGGGTGCACGCCGCCACACTGCGACGCGTCATCGACCGGTTCGCCAAATTCAACCTGCCGCCCGCCGCGCTGCGCCCCGGCTACGGCCTGGCCGAGGCCACCGTGTACCTCACGTCGAACACCCCGGGCAGCCCGCCGCCGACCGAGCGGTTCGACTACGCCAAGCTGGCGGACGGCTCGGCCGAGCTGAGCGGGGCCGAAGGCGGTGTCGAGCTGGTCAGCTGCGGTGTACCGCGCGCCTGCACGGTTCGCGTCGTGGACCCCGACACCCAGATCGAGAACCCCGACGGCAAGGTCGGCGAGATCTGGGCGTACGGCCCGAACATCGCCGGAGGCTACTGGCACAACCAGCAGGCGACCGAGGCGGCTTTCGCCGGCAAGCTGGTCGAACCGTCGCCGGGTACGCCACAGGGGCCCTGGCTCAAGACCGGCGACCTCGGGGTGATCTCCGGTGGGGAGCTCTACATCGTCGGCCGGATCAAGGACCTGCTGATCGTCGACGGGCGCAACCACTACCCGGACGACATCGAGGCCACCGTCCAGGAGATCACCGGCGGGCGCGTCGCTGCGGTGTCGGTCCCGAACAGCCGGTCGGAGGAGCTTGTTACGATCGCCGAGTTCAAGAACAAGGGGCGCTCGGAAGAGGAGGTCCTGGACAGGCTGAACGAGGTGAGGCGGAAGGTCACGGCCGCGCTGTCGAAGGCGCACGGCCTGGCGATCGGCGATCTGGTCCTGGTGCCGCAGGGCGCCATCCCGATCACGACCAGCGGCAAGATCCGGCGCTCCAGTTGCGTGGAGATCTACCAGCGGGACGGGTTCGACCGACTGGATGCTTCCGCTCGGTCTGTGTGA
- the scpA gene encoding methylmalonyl-CoA mutase, whose amino-acid sequence MTTSTSHGTIGSFADVALHSDRRTEAVTDSAVAEHVAAAAAAHGYTPEQLEWHTPEGIAVKPVYTAADRATAAAQGYPLDSFPGEAPYLRGPYPTMYVNQPWTIRQYAGFSTAADSNAFYRRNLAAGQKGLSVAFDLATHRGYDSDHPRVQGDVGMAGVAIDSILDMRQLFDGIDLSAVSVSMTMNGAVLPILALYVVAAEEQGVPPEKLAGTIQNDILKEFMVRNTYIYPPKPSMRIISDIFGYTSAKMPKFNSISISGYHIQEAGATADLELAYTLADGVDYIKAGLDAGLDIDKFAPRLSFFWGIGMNFFMEVAKLRAGRLLWSELVAKFDPKNDKSLSLRTHSQTSGWSLTAQDVFNNVARTCIEAMAATQGHTQSLHTNALDEALALPTDFSARIARNTQLLLQQESGTTRPIDPWGGSYYVEWLTHQLAQRARAHIEEVEAHGGMAQAISDGIPKLRIEEAAARTQARIDSGRQPLIGVNKYQVAEDQEIEVLKVENSRVRAEQLAKLEQLRAERDEASCQAALAELTRAAGTTGSAGEDGLGNNLLALAIDAARAKATLGEISDALEKVYGRHQAEIRTISGVYRDEVGKGSNIASATALVEKFAEADGRRPRILVAKMGQDGHDRGQKVIATAFADIGFDVDVGALFSTPDEVARQAADNDVHVVGVSSLAAGHLTLVPALRDALAAVGRPDIVIVVGGVIPPGDFDELYAAGATAIFPPGTVIADAAVDLLHTLASQRGYDLPELADPVEPAADQK is encoded by the coding sequence ATGACCACCAGCACCTCACACGGCACCATCGGTAGCTTCGCCGACGTTGCGCTGCACAGCGATCGCCGCACCGAAGCGGTCACCGACAGCGCTGTGGCCGAGCATGTCGCGGCCGCCGCGGCCGCACACGGCTACACGCCCGAGCAACTCGAGTGGCACACCCCGGAAGGTATCGCGGTCAAGCCGGTCTACACCGCCGCCGACCGCGCCACCGCGGCCGCGCAGGGCTACCCGCTGGACAGCTTCCCCGGCGAAGCGCCTTATCTGCGCGGGCCCTACCCGACGATGTACGTCAACCAGCCGTGGACGATCCGCCAGTACGCCGGGTTCTCCACGGCCGCGGACTCCAACGCGTTCTATCGGCGCAACCTCGCGGCCGGGCAGAAGGGCTTGTCGGTCGCGTTCGACCTGGCTACCCACCGGGGCTACGACTCGGATCACCCCCGGGTGCAGGGCGACGTCGGAATGGCCGGGGTGGCAATCGATTCCATTCTGGATATGCGGCAACTGTTCGACGGGATCGACTTGAGCGCGGTCAGCGTCTCGATGACCATGAACGGTGCGGTGCTGCCGATCCTGGCGCTGTACGTGGTGGCCGCCGAGGAGCAGGGGGTACCGCCGGAGAAGCTGGCCGGCACCATCCAGAACGACATCCTCAAAGAGTTCATGGTGCGCAACACCTACATCTATCCGCCGAAGCCGTCGATGCGGATCATCTCCGACATCTTCGGCTACACCAGCGCCAAGATGCCCAAGTTCAACTCGATCTCGATCTCGGGCTATCACATCCAAGAGGCCGGTGCCACAGCGGATCTGGAGCTGGCCTACACCCTGGCCGACGGGGTGGACTACATCAAGGCCGGGCTGGACGCCGGCCTGGACATCGACAAGTTCGCGCCCCGGCTGTCGTTCTTCTGGGGCATCGGGATGAACTTCTTCATGGAGGTCGCCAAGCTGCGCGCGGGCCGGCTGCTGTGGAGCGAGCTGGTCGCGAAGTTCGACCCGAAAAACGATAAATCGCTGTCGCTGCGCACGCATTCGCAGACCTCGGGGTGGTCACTGACCGCCCAGGACGTCTTCAACAACGTCGCGCGTACCTGCATCGAGGCGATGGCCGCGACCCAGGGCCACACCCAGTCGCTGCACACCAACGCCCTCGACGAGGCGCTGGCGCTGCCCACCGACTTCTCCGCCCGCATCGCCCGCAACACCCAGCTGCTGCTGCAGCAGGAGTCGGGCACCACCCGGCCGATCGACCCGTGGGGCGGCTCCTACTACGTGGAGTGGCTGACCCATCAGTTGGCGCAGCGGGCCCGGGCCCATATCGAGGAGGTCGAGGCGCACGGCGGGATGGCCCAGGCCATCAGCGACGGCATCCCGAAGCTGCGTATCGAGGAGGCCGCCGCCCGTACGCAGGCCCGGATCGACTCCGGGCGTCAGCCGCTGATCGGCGTCAACAAATACCAGGTCGCCGAAGACCAGGAGATCGAGGTCCTCAAGGTCGAGAACAGCCGGGTCCGCGCCGAACAGTTGGCCAAGCTTGAGCAGCTGCGCGCCGAGCGCGACGAGGCGTCCTGCCAGGCCGCGCTGGCCGAGCTGACCCGGGCGGCCGGGACCACCGGGTCGGCAGGGGAGGACGGGCTGGGCAACAACCTGCTGGCATTGGCCATCGACGCCGCCCGCGCCAAGGCCACCCTCGGTGAGATCTCCGACGCGCTGGAGAAGGTCTACGGTCGCCATCAGGCCGAGATCCGTACCATCTCTGGCGTCTACCGTGACGAAGTCGGGAAGGGCTCCAACATCGCTAGCGCAACCGCCCTGGTGGAGAAGTTCGCCGAGGCCGACGGCCGCCGGCCCCGCATCCTGGTCGCCAAGATGGGCCAGGACGGCCACGACCGCGGCCAGAAGGTGATCGCCACCGCGTTCGCCGACATCGGGTTCGACGTCGACGTCGGCGCGCTGTTCTCCACCCCCGACGAGGTCGCCCGACAGGCCGCCGACAACGACGTGCACGTGGTCGGGGTGTCCTCGCTGGCCGCCGGGCACCTGACACTGGTGCCGGCGCTGCGCGACGCACTGGCCGCGGTGGGCCGGCCCGACATCGTGATCGTGGTCGGGGGAGTCATCCCGCCCGGCGACTTCGATGAGCTCTATGCCGCCGGGGCGACCGCGATCTTCCCGCCTGGCACCGTGATCGCCGACGCCGCGGTGGATCTGCTGCACACGCTGGCGTCCCAGCGAGGCTACGACCTCCCGGAGCTCGCCGACCCGGTAGAACCGGCCGCAGACCAGAAATAG
- a CDS encoding TVP38/TMEM64 family protein, with the protein MNSADTGIPQALRSAWPALVATARQVAVWRLALTTAVIVALVAVALLVPVPTAVQLRDWAQTLGPWFPLAFLAAHTVVTVFPFPRTAFTLAAGLLFGPWLGVVLAVGASALSAVIVLILMRLFGWQLSRVVRHPRMHSLDARLRQRGWPAVVSLRLIPAIPFSVINYAAGASAVRLLPYTVASLIGLLPGTAAVVVLGDALTGDVSPLLFAVSACTAAVGVALLVYEVRTHGRRPRAGDTAVTAEPAEPAVTC; encoded by the coding sequence GTGAACTCCGCCGACACCGGAATCCCGCAGGCGCTGCGCAGCGCATGGCCGGCGCTGGTGGCCACCGCTCGCCAAGTAGCGGTGTGGCGGTTGGCTTTGACGACGGCGGTGATCGTGGCCCTGGTCGCGGTGGCGCTGCTGGTTCCGGTGCCCACCGCGGTGCAGTTACGCGATTGGGCGCAGACGTTGGGCCCGTGGTTTCCGCTGGCGTTTCTGGCCGCGCACACCGTGGTCACCGTGTTCCCGTTCCCCCGGACCGCGTTCACCCTGGCCGCCGGCCTGTTGTTCGGGCCGTGGCTCGGTGTCGTCCTGGCGGTGGGGGCCAGCGCGCTGAGCGCCGTGATCGTGCTGATCCTGATGCGGCTGTTCGGATGGCAGCTGAGCCGGGTGGTGCGCCATCCGCGGATGCACTCGCTGGACGCCCGGCTGCGTCAGCGCGGGTGGCCGGCGGTGGTGTCGCTGCGGCTGATTCCGGCCATCCCGTTCTCGGTGATCAACTACGCCGCCGGCGCGTCGGCGGTGCGACTGCTGCCCTACACGGTGGCCTCCCTGATCGGGCTGCTGCCGGGCACCGCCGCGGTGGTGGTGCTCGGCGACGCCCTGACCGGCGATGTGAGCCCGCTGCTGTTCGCGGTGTCGGCGTGCACCGCCGCGGTCGGGGTGGCGCTGCTGGTCTACGAGGTGCGCACCCACGGTCGGCGCCCGAGAGCAGGGGACACCGCGGTGACCGCTGAGCCCGCCGAGCCGGCGGTGACCTGCTGA
- the mutA gene encoding methylmalonyl-CoA mutase small subunit has product MSIDVSAETAGMEDARARWRAAVAGVLAKSLRREPADIDSETGGEPERLLDTPVQGLDGFAIRALYTALDALPEPPLPGSWPYVRGADALRDVNSGWKVAEVFPANGPVSSSQTASDTNGAVLGALTEGVSALVLRVGDGGVPAGELGRVFDDVYLGLVPVLLDGAGPGDYTTVVDVMLTLVDGLDPDNRANLSVDLGADPLTAPLAGLPAPAIEEVIAAASRAAGQRGVRAIAVNGPALHNLGAGAAEELAGGLAAAVAYLRLLTDAGLSVADAAHQISFRLAADDDQFMTIAKIRAARRLWARVTEVAGAPEAGAAIVHAETSRAMMTQRDPWVNMLRTTLAAFGAGVGGADTVLVWPFDAAIAGGQPGTSATFSRRIARNTQLLLLEESHLGQVLDPAGGSWFVEDLTDQLAQQAWRQFQELEKHSALGGFAAARDHLADRIAGVAADRADDIAHRRRAITGVNEYPNLDEPPLPPSATQNAPAGVRRYAAQFEALRDRSDAYLARTGARPQVLLLPLGPMAEHNIRTTFAANLLASGGIAVINPGTVDAERVATAVAEAGSPGAAVLCGSDARYGAEAVAVIGAARAAGVDRVYLAGPATALGGGPAETDPKPDDYLTMKIDAVQALSDLLTRLGA; this is encoded by the coding sequence GTGTCAATCGACGTGTCCGCCGAAACCGCCGGCATGGAGGACGCCCGCGCCCGCTGGCGTGCCGCGGTGGCCGGGGTGCTGGCCAAGAGCCTGCGCCGCGAGCCCGCCGATATCGACTCAGAGACCGGCGGTGAGCCCGAGCGGCTGTTGGACACCCCGGTGCAGGGGCTGGACGGGTTCGCGATCCGGGCGCTCTACACCGCCCTCGACGCGCTGCCGGAGCCGCCGCTGCCGGGCAGCTGGCCCTACGTGCGTGGCGCCGACGCCCTGCGCGACGTCAACAGCGGCTGGAAGGTCGCCGAGGTCTTCCCGGCCAACGGCCCGGTGTCGTCCTCGCAGACCGCTTCGGACACTAACGGCGCCGTCCTGGGCGCGCTGACCGAAGGGGTCAGCGCGCTGGTGCTGCGGGTCGGGGACGGCGGAGTGCCGGCCGGTGAGCTGGGGCGCGTCTTCGACGACGTCTACCTGGGTCTGGTCCCGGTGCTCCTCGACGGAGCGGGGCCCGGCGACTACACCACCGTCGTCGACGTGATGCTGACGCTGGTCGACGGCCTCGACCCGGACAATCGCGCCAACCTGTCGGTGGATCTGGGTGCCGACCCGTTGACCGCGCCGCTGGCCGGCCTGCCGGCTCCGGCGATCGAGGAGGTGATCGCGGCGGCGTCGCGCGCCGCCGGTCAGCGCGGGGTGCGGGCGATCGCGGTCAACGGACCGGCGTTGCACAACCTGGGCGCCGGCGCGGCCGAGGAGCTGGCCGGTGGACTGGCCGCGGCCGTGGCCTACCTGCGGCTGCTCACCGACGCCGGACTGTCTGTCGCCGATGCGGCCCACCAGATCAGCTTCCGGCTCGCCGCCGACGACGACCAGTTCATGACCATCGCCAAGATCCGGGCGGCGCGCAGGTTGTGGGCGCGGGTGACCGAGGTGGCCGGGGCGCCGGAGGCCGGCGCGGCCATCGTCCACGCCGAGACCTCCCGGGCGATGATGACCCAGCGGGACCCCTGGGTGAACATGCTGCGCACCACGCTGGCCGCATTCGGAGCCGGCGTGGGTGGCGCGGATACCGTGCTGGTGTGGCCATTCGACGCCGCGATTGCAGGCGGCCAGCCGGGCACCTCGGCGACGTTCTCCCGACGCATCGCGCGGAACACCCAGCTGTTGTTGCTGGAAGAGTCGCACCTGGGCCAGGTGCTGGACCCGGCCGGCGGATCGTGGTTCGTCGAAGACCTCACCGACCAGTTGGCACAGCAGGCGTGGCGGCAGTTCCAGGAACTCGAAAAGCATTCAGCGCTCGGCGGATTCGCGGCCGCCCGTGATCACCTCGCCGATCGCATCGCCGGCGTCGCCGCCGACCGCGCCGACGACATCGCGCACCGTCGCCGCGCGATCACCGGGGTCAACGAGTATCCGAACCTGGACGAACCGCCGCTGCCGCCGTCCGCGACCCAGAACGCCCCGGCCGGCGTGCGGCGCTACGCGGCGCAGTTCGAGGCGTTGCGTGACCGGTCCGACGCGTACTTGGCGCGCACCGGCGCCCGGCCGCAGGTGCTGCTGCTGCCGCTGGGCCCGATGGCCGAACACAACATTCGGACCACCTTTGCCGCCAATCTGCTGGCCTCGGGCGGTATCGCGGTGATCAACCCCGGCACGGTGGACGCCGAGCGGGTGGCCACGGCTGTCGCGGAGGCCGGATCACCTGGTGCGGCGGTGTTGTGTGGCAGCGACGCCCGCTACGGCGCCGAAGCAGTCGCGGTCATCGGGGCGGCTCGCGCCGCCGGAGTCGACCGGGTCTACCTGGCGGGACCGGCTACGGCTCTAGGGGGCGGCCCGGCCGAGACCGATCCGAAGCCAGACGACTACCTGACCATGAAAATCGATGCGGTGCAGGCGTTGTCGGATTTACTCACCCGATTGGGGGCTTGA
- the lipL gene encoding esterase/beta-lactamase LipL codes for MTQHPDARQTALPANVHGAADPNFAWAVRAFGAMFPGRRYGGGALAVYLDGKPVVDVWTGWSDRAGRVPWSADTGAMVFSATKGAASTVIHRLVDRGLIDYDAPVAQYWPDFGANGKSAITVRQLLGHRVGLTHLHGASRTDLLDHATMEARMAAAAPGREFGKPAYHALTYGWLLSGLARAVTGTGMRELFRAELAAPLDTDGLHLGRPPVDSPTVAAEIIMPQRGRGNRLVELLATRTAAMLPYGGFGAIYFPGVMGTLRGDTPLLDTEAAAVNGVATARGLARLYGALAHGGQIDGTQLLSRRLVDGLTGRRSLELDRTVGFPLAFHLGYHAVPFGSVLPGFGHVGLGGSMGWADPASGLAIGFVHNRLLTPFLAVDHAGFVGTAALIRRGVAQGRRHGFTPVPLLGAPFPERDAATG; via the coding sequence ATGACGCAGCATCCAGATGCGCGCCAGACGGCGCTTCCGGCGAACGTGCACGGCGCGGCGGACCCGAACTTCGCCTGGGCCGTGCGTGCCTTCGGCGCGATGTTCCCCGGCCGCCGCTACGGCGGCGGGGCGCTGGCCGTCTACCTGGACGGCAAACCCGTCGTCGACGTGTGGACCGGATGGTCGGACCGGGCGGGCCGGGTGCCGTGGTCGGCCGACACCGGCGCCATGGTGTTCTCGGCGACCAAGGGCGCGGCGTCGACGGTCATCCATCGGCTGGTCGACCGGGGTCTCATCGACTATGACGCCCCGGTGGCGCAGTACTGGCCGGATTTCGGCGCGAACGGCAAGTCCGCGATCACCGTCCGGCAGCTGTTGGGCCACCGGGTGGGGCTGACGCACCTACACGGCGCCAGCAGGACAGACCTACTGGACCACGCGACGATGGAAGCGCGGATGGCCGCCGCGGCACCGGGACGTGAGTTCGGGAAACCCGCCTACCATGCGTTGACCTACGGCTGGCTGCTCTCGGGGCTGGCCCGGGCCGTCACCGGCACCGGCATGCGCGAATTGTTCCGCGCCGAGCTTGCCGCCCCGCTGGACACCGACGGGCTGCACCTGGGCCGGCCGCCCGTCGACTCGCCGACCGTCGCCGCGGAGATCATCATGCCCCAGCGCGGCCGCGGCAACCGGCTCGTGGAGCTGCTGGCAACCAGGACGGCCGCGATGTTGCCGTACGGCGGCTTCGGCGCCATCTACTTTCCCGGTGTGATGGGCACCTTGCGCGGCGACACCCCGCTGCTGGACACCGAGGCTGCCGCCGTCAACGGGGTGGCCACCGCACGCGGCCTGGCCCGCCTCTACGGCGCACTGGCCCACGGCGGGCAGATCGACGGTACCCAGCTGTTGTCGCGCCGGCTGGTCGATGGCCTGACCGGTCGACGAAGCCTGGAACTGGACCGCACTGTCGGGTTTCCGTTGGCGTTCCACCTGGGCTATCACGCGGTTCCGTTCGGATCGGTGTTGCCGGGCTTCGGTCACGTCGGGCTGGGTGGTTCGATGGGCTGGGCCGACCCGGCCTCCGGGCTGGCGATCGGCTTCGTGCACAACCGGCTGCTGACCCCGTTCCTGGCGGTCGACCACGCAGGTTTCGTCGGCACCGCCGCGCTGATCCGCCGGGGCGTCGCCCAGGGCCGCCGGCACGGATTCACCCCGGTCCCGCTGCTCGGGGCGCCGTTCCCCGAGCGCGATGCCGCAACCGGGTAG
- a CDS encoding thioesterase II family protein, translating to MTDRTPKLYIFPHAGGAPQYYIPFSKAFATDVKRIGVQYPGKGGNHDLGAFTSIEDLADRVCEKLPSPTDGPAAFFGHSMGALLAFEVARRFEADGKAVAALFLSAAGAPGRAGYDNIGDSDRGLLEAVGQMTGVNPEFLENEEFAAKILPTLRGLKAIANYDCPPEARVSCPIFAFHGDEDDVATTDKVAPWAERTTAEFSVRTFTAPGHHFYLNEHLPELVGAIEEKLAVYCRQ from the coding sequence GTGACTGACCGTACGCCGAAGCTCTACATCTTCCCGCACGCCGGCGGGGCGCCGCAGTACTACATTCCGTTCTCCAAGGCGTTCGCCACCGATGTCAAACGCATCGGTGTGCAGTATCCGGGGAAGGGCGGCAACCATGACCTCGGTGCGTTCACCAGCATCGAGGACCTCGCCGACCGGGTCTGCGAGAAGCTGCCCTCGCCGACCGACGGGCCGGCCGCCTTCTTCGGGCACAGCATGGGCGCGTTGCTGGCCTTCGAGGTGGCCCGCCGGTTCGAGGCCGACGGAAAGGCGGTCGCGGCGTTGTTCCTGTCCGCCGCCGGTGCGCCGGGACGAGCCGGATATGACAACATCGGCGATTCCGATCGGGGGTTGCTCGAGGCGGTCGGCCAGATGACCGGGGTCAATCCGGAGTTCCTGGAGAATGAGGAGTTCGCGGCCAAGATCCTCCCGACGCTGCGCGGCCTGAAAGCGATCGCGAATTACGATTGTCCACCTGAGGCCCGGGTGTCCTGCCCGATCTTCGCCTTTCACGGCGACGAGGATGACGTGGCCACCACCGACAAGGTCGCGCCGTGGGCCGAGCGCACCACCGCGGAGTTCAGCGTGCGGACGTTCACCGCGCCCGGCCACCACTTCTACCTCAACGAACACCTGCCGGAACTCGTCGGCGCCATCGAGGAGAAACTTGCGGTCTATTGCCGGCAGTGA